One part of the Papilio machaon chromosome 5, ilPapMach1.1, whole genome shotgun sequence genome encodes these proteins:
- the LOC106714523 gene encoding mucin-5AC-like isoform X14: MRAGVWSAAALLLLAAVTAALRTAQVEGVRNSRRLSNFDSRGSTSTEKIDDAQPTFRSRSYRRRDETSTPVARDITRSKSRNRAPEPLTSNAVTEQSPTDNGRNERFDSRRTNRIRSRPIESQNAVTTFPSRDSTVNNKARQSNRRSQYTTTTVSSLAPSSSVTSNFRRDVNRRAQTTTTEAVTILSSPTLDEFKSEITASSFDDFTRTVPKEEDITTVQFKKRSTTAKSVEVETQASTKAPRTRGRVSPKTNIKLDDMASSGATNILSISENNLIVEKSSEDAKKSRKLRYRTRLSETDTNLTGEGITTSNEIIKTSRKQLKQPESRTTTLAPTERKVQRNVERNSSKSSIVKSMRVVRRPVSRGNENGTTLPKVKTSDEIGDDDNYPASFKAIIQAKNASTQVSSPPSESLSVKATHTAINTNTKTSLPSNTSIESNNFTRLRSKLNTTENDVKNGDEKLSDSPLDSPKLKSEEYKLRGTYSSRPRKVKTENLKTTTTTSSPNAVKTSYKYTRKLRTTTSSPVDFKSSESPRKFKRFESGQSPQTASRPLYSRTKIGKNIDKPAETVTDDSSRNNLNTSVLNNSVKLPRTSYYSRLRNNVKNGITTTAESANTDINNPFKAAKKTENTAETPLIYTMLNKQTKAMSEETNSDTKGEFLLAVSSKESQENNVETDPVTNAEESENMPVINVFSTTQKYHANYKDQGLGNDRQKNEYVATSATPVIRNIQTRKYTRKIFKSKENVESSSVNPVSKSKERALRKYSDTFSKTTEASTNGITTDPEKPKSRFSSKYRASNLDKPFYKPTVPTVTTTTAWLKFFVTDRQLTKSIKEPKWFDGNDFNDDTTELISRQNATTMAFTHQSSELEVGEEILLGPDMNAISFTQTRSALSSADLRLSESLEKPSQVMNVEASNHSPSVTVSIFDALAEILTSTPRIQISTTTDVPQQTFTDSVVKQTLNSTKQIRTEKPNDGQGNTVFKFIPIDEITVPPQETNVLTLASTKAPSKSNNEKEVQIVTPISVMEINSPTPEIQTSLKNIDEPTTTVQPTVGTPNVITLADNNIQSTMITSTTNPITTVQPKIESTTSNLRTTTFNSIENSNTITTTVKNVITTFEPTTERYIPDLLTTLTTTSMPLVTTTDIPSTTESVPVPNNSIFTTTEMTKTATDDIQGNNNINQENANLLQMLQSILSTNTKSSSSQEIDQMKLLQALLLSAKDNVKDKQKSLQTTTVRTIQDEIRQFEEDTKFLKALLQATGRDPAELNIPNLNDIKPTLAVTTTMKPITTTTQAPAPTTTSVIKSTTSIAEDLKKIKEDTQLLQALLQATGQTVDTLNLPVISGITSNVRIASNPRTTSIESNPTTPMNVRPIYTTIQSTEKTTTQTNVPQTISTLPTLQEQQSTVKEDIGISTTYRPVQRRITTTTTPPEIYSTLSARRAPSLAQVTTEVPSTSTFSVEEDLAFLNNLKTVLNTNNNDDPEAALANRVIALAVERSLNELQTGTPKSSSPPNVVNSIRTTRPTTTTTTMTTTTVYIPPVSTQSTPSIEDDIKQFEEDTKLLQALLKATGQDPSKFNIPTLPSVNKPNKDNQPSVLASPKTTTKPFGVKIAVKDELKNVQDDAQLLQTLIKLKDAQETTTQRNKIAITGQSSDEALQKLIQKAKPTAMVSEATKSSVSLSTEYGNSNDALLAALLKEQGFGPTTASSLDEQVRLAALLNQVVVTPKARRTTTPPPPPPAPRRPILDGLAWLWQQWRDTAPGAGGAGAGAAGAGGSRTNSRRPAPAQAQAPASSPTAAATPAPSRVNWFGSGPFVGNADDRPASNRIPLEPPRAVAAEQSPGRGQLVSAAINVTRAFSQFLGAAIQGAAQTVQNVIRAGQKAATDVYTNGSG; encoded by the exons GTGGAAGGTGTCCGAAATAGCAGAAGACTTTCAAACTTCGACTCGAGAGGCTCAACAAGTACGGAGAAGATTGATGATGCTCAGCCTACCTTTCGGTCCAGGAGTTACCGAAGACGTGATGAAACATCTACACCTGTAGCTAGAGATATCACCAGATCAAAATCCCGGAATAGGGCACCGGAACCTTTGACTTCCAATGCCGTCACAGAACAATCTCCAACAGATAATGGAAGGAACGAGCGATTTGATTCAAGGAGGACCAATCGGATACGAAGTCGACCTATAGAAAGTCAGAACGCCGTCACAACCTTTCCAAGTAGAGACAGTACTGTAAACAACAAGGCACGACAAAGTAATAGAAGATCACAGTACACTACAACTACAGTATCATCTTTAGCACCATCTTCATCAGTCACGAGTAATTTTAGGAGAGATGTAAATAGAAGAGCTCAGACAACTACCACAGAAGCGGTTACTATTCTCTCTTCGCCAACTCTTGATGAATTCAAAAGTGAAATCACAGCTTCTAGTTTCGATGATTTTACGAGAACGGTTCCAAAAGAAGAAGACATTACCActgttcaatttaaaaagagaAGCACGACAGCTAAAAGTGTAGAAGTAGAAACGCAAGCAAGTACAAAAGCACCTAGAACACGCGGGCGCGTCAGtccaaaaacaaatatcaaattagaTGATATGGCTAGTTCTGGTGCAACTAATATTCTAAGTATATCGGAAAATAATCTCATTGTAGAAAAATCATCTGAAGATGCAAAAAAATCACGTAAATTAAGGTACAGGACACGTTTATCGGAAACCGACACCAATCTCACGGGCGAGGGTATCACAActtcaaatgaaataattaaaacttcaaGAAAGCAGCTGAAACAACCAGAAAGTAGGACAACAACATTAGCTCCAACTGAAAGAAAAGTCCAGAGAAATGTAGAACGTAATTCTTCAAAGTCGTCGATCGTCAAGTCTATGAGAGTTGTTCGGCGACCAGTATCGAGAGGAAATGAAAACGGGACAACACTTCCAAAAGTGAAAACTTCAGATGAGATTGGAGACGATGATAACTATCCAGCAAGTTTTAAAGCTATAATTCAAGCTAAGAATGCTTCG ACACAAGTGAGCTCTCCACCCAGCGAGAGTTTATCAGTGAAAGCAACACATACAGCTATCAACACTAACACAAAAACCTCACTGCCTTCCAACACAAGTATTGAATCAAACAATTTTACACGG CTTCGCAGTAAATTAAACACAACTGAAAATGACGTAAAAAATGGAGACGAAAAACTAAGTGATTCTCCCTTAGATTCTCCCAAGCTCAAATCtgaagaatataaattaagagGTACATATTCTTCTAGACCACGAAAAGTAAaaactgaaaatttaaaaactacaacTACTACTAGTTCTCCCAATGCGGTAAAAACTTCATACAAATACACTAGAAAATTACGAACAACAACATCGAGTCCGGTTGATTTCAAATCGTCTGAAAGCCCTCGTAAGTTTAAAAGATTTGAATCTGGGCAATCACCACAGACTGCATCCCGACCACTTTATTCAAGAACAAAAATCggaaaaaatatcgataaacCTGCAGAAACTGTAACTGATGATAGTAGTAGAAACAATTTGAACACCAGTGTCTTAAACAACAGTGTGAAATTGCCAAGAACATCTTATTATTCACGTCTAAGAAATAATGTCAAGAACGGTATAACAACGACAGCGGAGTCTGCTAATACTGATATAAATAATCCTTTCAAAGCTGCCAAGAAAACAGAAAATACTGCTGAAACGCCATTAATATATactatgttaaataaacaaaccaAAGCTATGTCTGAGGAAACCAATAGCGATACAAAGGGAGAGTTTTTATTAGCTGTAAGTAGTAAAGAATCTCAAGAAAATAATGTGGAAACTGATCCAGTAACTAATGCCGAGGAGTCTGAAAACATGCCAGTAATAAACGTTTTCTCGACCACACAAAAATATCACGCTAATTACAAAGATCAGGGTTTGGGGAATGACCgacaaaaaaatgaatatgtaGCTACTTCGGCAACACctgtaataagaaatattcaaacaaGAAAGTATAcacgtaaaatttttaaatctaaagaaAATGTGGAATCTTCATCAGTTAATCCTGTATCGAAATCAAAAGAACGTGCACTCCGCAAATATAGTGATACTTTCTCGAAAACAACTGAAGCTTCTACTAATGGC ATTACTACCGATCCTGAAAAACCAAAAAGCAGATTTAGTTCAAAATACAGAGCCTCTAATCTCGATAAACCGTTTTACAAACCTACAGTACCAACAGTCACAACAACAACT GCTTGGCTGAAATTCTTCGTGACTGATCGTCAACTCACAAAGTCTATAAAGGAGCCGAAGTGGTTCGATGGCAATGATTTTAATGATGATACAACAGAATTAATATCAAGACAGAACGCTACAACGATGGCATTCACTCACCAATCATCTGAACTG GAAGTGGGTGAAGAAATTCTTTTAGGTCCAGACATGAACGCTATCTCTTTTACTCAAACACGAAGTGCATTGTCTTCAGCAGATTTAAGACTTTCTGAGAGTTTAGAAAAGCCATCACAGGTTATGAACGTAGAAGCCTCAAATCACTCACCATCAGTTACTGTCTCTATTTTTGACGCTTTGGCTGAAATTCTTACGTCTACACCCAGAATTCAAATATCTACAACAACAGACGTACCGCAACAAACATTTACAGATAGTGTTGTTAAGCAAACACTCAATAGC ACTAAACAAATCAGAACCGAAAAACCCAACGATGGCCAAGGAAAcactgtttttaaatttataccaaTAGACGAAATCACTGTTCCTCCACAAGAAACAAATGTCTTAACGCTTGCTTCGACTAAAGCACCTTCGAAATCAAACAACGAAAAAGAAGTACAAATCGTGACTCCAATTTCAGTAATGGAAATTAATTCACCAACACCAGAAATTCAAACaagcttaaaaaatattgatgaaCCGACAACAACCGTTCAGCCTACTGTTGGAACCCCTAATGTAATAACACTTGCTGATAACAACATTCAGTCAACAATGATAACTTCCACAACCAATCCAATAACAACAGTTCAACCTAAGATAGAAAGCACAACTTCCAATTTAAGAACGACTACCTTTAACAGTATAGAAAATTCAAACACGATAACGACAACagtgaaaaatgtaataactaCATTTGAACCTACAACGGAAAGATATATACCAGACCTGCTGACAACTTTAACAACTACAAGTATGCCACTAGTTACAACTACTGATATACCAAGCACCACAGAATCAGTACCAGTCCCAAATAATTCTATCTTTACAACAACAGAAATGACGAAAACTGCCACAGATGATATACAaggtaacaataatataaaccaGGAAAATGCAAATTTACTTCAGATGCTACAATCaattttatcaacaaatacaaaatcttCTTCGTCTCAAGAGATTGatcaaatgaaattattacaagCATTGTTATTAAGCGCTAAGGATAATGTAAAAGATAAACAGAAGTCACTACAAACTACCACTGTTCGCACAATACAAGACGAAATTCGTCAATTTGAAGAAGACACGAAATTTTTGAAAGCACTTTTACAAGCTACAGGTAGAGATCCAGCAGAACTTAATATTCCAAATCTCAATGACATAAAACCAACTTTGGCTGTAACGACAACAATGAAACCTATAACAACTACTACTCAAGCACCTGCGCCTACAACAACCTCtgtaataaaatcaacaacTTCTATAGCCGaagatttaaagaaaatcaaagaagaCACTCAACTACTACAGGCATTATTACAAGCCACCGGCCAGACTGTTGATACTTTAAATTTGCCAGTCATATCTGGGATAACTTCTAACGTGCGGATTGCTTCAAATCCCCGAACAACGTCTATTGAATCTAATCCTACAACTCCAATGAATGTTCGTCCAATATATACCACAATTCAATCAACAGAAAAAACTACAACACAGACTAATGTGCCGCAAACTATTTCTACATTACCTACATTACAGGAACAACAAAGTACTGTAAAAGAAGATATTGGTATTTCAACCACATATCGACCTGTCCAGAGAAGAATAACAACAACTACCACACCTCCCGAAATATATTCAACTTTAAGCGCTAGACGAGCTCCAAGCTTAGCACAAGTTACTACTGAAGTGCCAAGTACATCTACGTTTTCCGTTGAAGAAGATTTAGCATTTCTAAACAACCTg AAAACTGTATTAAATACGAATAATAACGATGACCCGGAAGCTGCTTTAGCAAACCGTGTTATTGCTCTGGCTGTAGAGAGAAGTTTGAACGAACTACAAACTGGAACACCAAAGAGTTCTTCCCCTCCAAATGTTGTAAACTCCATTCGCACAACTAGACCAACTACCACCACCACGACAATGACTACAACTACTGTATATATTCCTCCAGTCTCCACGCAAAGTACACCATCTATAGAAGACgatattaaacaatttgaagAAGACACGAAACTTTTACAGGCATTGTTGAAAGCAACAGGACAAGATCCATCGAAGTTTAACATACCAACATTACCAAGTGTAAAT AAGCCTAATAAGGATAATCAACCCAGCGTTTTGGCATCGCCAAAAACGACAACAAAACCATTTGGAGTGAAAATAGCTGTTAAAGatgaattgaaaaatgttcAAGATGATGcacaattattacaaacattaataaagTTGAAAGACGCGCAAGAAACAACGACTCAGAGAAATAAAATCGCAATCACAG GCCAATCTTCCGATGAAGCTcttcaaaaattaatacaaaaagcaAAACCAACAGCTATGGTATCAGAAGCTACAAAATCATCTGTCTCTTTGAGTACTGAATATGGAAATAGCAATGACGCTCTCCTTGCGGCGTTACTTAAAGAGCAAGGATTCGGTCCAACCACGGCAAGTTCTTTGGATGAACAAGTTCGACTCGct GCCTTACTGAACCAAGTGGTAGTGACGCCGAAGGCTAGGCGGACGACTACCCCTCCGCCGCCGCCCCCGGCGCCGCGGCGGCCTATCCTGGACGGCTTAGCCTGGCTCTGGCAGCAGTGGCGGGACACGGCACCGGGCGCGGGAGGCGCAGGTGCGGGAGCTGCTGGTGCGGGGGGCTCTAGGACAAACAGCAGGAGACCCGCCCCTGCGCAGGCTCAGGCGCCCGCGTCTAGTCCCACGGCGGCCGCGACACCGGCTCCTTCGAGGGTCAACTGGTTTGGCTCCGGACCGTTCGTTGGAAACGCTGATGATAGACCGGCGTCCAATCGA ATACCTCTGGAGCCACCGCGCGCAGTCGCCGCTGAGCAGTCCCCGGGCCGGGGGCAGCTTGTCTCTGCTGCGATTAACGTCACTAGAGCTTTCTCTCAGTTCCTTGGAGCGGCGATACAG GGCGCAGCACAGACTGTACAAAATGTCATACGAGCTGGTCAAAAGGCGGCAACGGACGTTTACACCAACGGCTCCGGGTAG